One stretch of Armigeres subalbatus isolate Guangzhou_Male chromosome 2, GZ_Asu_2, whole genome shotgun sequence DNA includes these proteins:
- the LOC134217723 gene encoding cytochrome P450 CYP12A2-like — MHSKRIFGVAKASAFQARFVAGTRYYGAQPAPSTESKDPEWDNARPYEEIPRMSVIKSFKNFIPGGRYHNVSITDMHRLFQEDFGDLVRFPGMLGRKDTVMTYLPDDFEKLFRTEGQWPVRRGLDTFAHYRNKVRPDVFKGLGGLVTEQGEKWQKFRTIVNPVLLQPKTVRSYVGKLDDVSRDFMRIMLKIRDDKDELPADFFQWLNRWALETTGVLSVDSRLGVLDEQESEEARKIVELARELFELVYQLDILPSIWKYYKTPKYNRLMKVFDELTNIAMAKVDEAIIKLEKNPSSTDEAQSVLEKLLKIDRHVAIIMSIDTVLAGIDTTTSAITGILYCLAKHPEKQSRLRDELRTILPKKDSPLTPESMHNLPYLRACIKEGMRLFPPVSGNIRATGKDIVLQGYRIPKGTDVAMGSMTAQLSERFVPRAREFLPERWLKEKEPGCPHAKEAHPFVYLPFGNGPRTCVGRRLAMLEMEILIARITRLFEYSWNYEDLKIQSTLVNTPVNDLKFRMVEVDN, encoded by the exons ATGCATTCAAAGCGTATTTTTGGTGTCGCGAAAGCAAGTGCTTTTCAGGCTAGATTCGTAGCAGGAACTCGCTATTATGGGGCACAACCTGCACCCTCGACCGAGAGCAAAGATCCAGAGTGGGATAATGCACGACCATATGAAGAAATTCCTCGAATGTCTGTaattaaatcatttaaaaactTCATTCCAGGAG GTCGCTACCATAACGTCAGCATCACGGACATGCATCGCCTTTTCCAGGAGGATTTCGGTGATCTGGTTCGGTTCCCCGGAATGCTTGGACGCAAGGATACCGTTATGACGTACCTGCCGGATGactttgaaaagttgtttcgtACTGAAGGGCAGTGGCCGGTCCGACGAGGGCTAGATACCTTTGCGCATTATCGAAATAAGGTCCGACCGGACGTATTCAAGGGATTAGGTGGTTTAGTTACCGA GCAAGGCGAAAAGTGGCAAAAATTTCGAACCATTGTAAATCCCGTCTTGCTCCAACCCAAAACGGTGCGATCATACGTTGGAAAGCTGGATGATGTTTCTCGCGATTTTATGCGCAT AATGCTCAAGATTCGCGATGACAAAGACGAACTACCTGCGGATTTCTTTCAATGGTTAAATCGATGGGCTTTGGAAACTACCGGGGTACTCTCCGTGGACTCTAGGTTGGGAGTTTTGGACGAACAAGAGTCTGAGGAGGCACGCAAAATTGTTGAG CTTGCCAGAGAGTTATTTGAACTTGTATATCAATTGGATATACTTCCGTCAATTTGGAAGTATTACAAAACACCGAAATACAATCGACTCATGAAAGTGTTTGATGAGCTGACCAATATAGCGATGGCCAAAGTCGATGAAGCAATTATAAAATTGGAGAAAAATCCTTCCAGTACAGATgaagctcaaagtgttttggaaaaactccttAAAATTGACCGACACGTCGCAATCATCATGTCCATCGATACGGTACTTGCAGGGATCGACACC ACTACCTCGGCCATAACTGGCATCTTGTATTGTTTAGCTAAGCACCCGGAAAAGCAATCCAGATTGCGTGACGAACTACGCACAATTTTGCCCAAAAAGGATTCACCACTTACTCCGGAAAGCATGCACAATCTTCCGTATCTGCGTGCATGCATCAAAGAAGGTATGCGGCTATTCCCACCAGTTTCCGGTAACATTCGAGCAACCGGAAAGGATATTGTTCTACAGGGCTATCGGATTCCTAAAGGG ACGGACGTAGCCATGGGTTCCATGACTGCTCAACTGAGCGAACGCTTCGTTCCACGAGCCCGAGAGTTTCTCCCGGAACGATGGCTAAAGGAGAAAGAGCCCGGTTGTCCACACGCGAAGGAAGCGCATCCATTTGTGTATCTTCCGTTCGGGAATGGACCACGAACCTGCGTCGGTCGGCGACTGGCTATGCTGGAGATGGAGATCCTGATAGCGAGAATCACTCGTTTGTTCGAGTATAGTTGGAACTACGAGGATTTGAAAATTCAGTCCACGCTGGTGAACACTCCGGTGAACGATTTGAAGTTTCGGATGGTGGAAGTGGATAATTGA